From the genome of Desulfovibrio sp. JY:
CCGCGCGAGCCACCCTGGCCAGTACGGGGTCCTTGAGGGCGTCGAGGCCGATCAACCAGTTGCCGCCCGAGAGAGTGGCCGCGTCGGCCCGGTTGGGAAAGGCGATGAACCCGTTAGCCATACAGGTCCGCCTCCACGTAGCCGTCCTCGAAGTCCAGGGCGAGCCCCAGCACGGCAAAGAGCTTGCCCGCGCTGAGCCCGAAGCGGGGCAAGGTCAGGCGCACCACGTTGCCGAGAGAAAGCGGCAGGCCATAGCGCGGCCGCAATCGCACCCGGAACCGCTGCCGACGCACTTTATAGAGGGCAAGCAGCCGGTCGGCCTCGTTGTTGGCGGCGGCAGCTTCCACCAGCAATGTGTCGATGTCGATTGCCGGCGACAGGGGGTGGATATCCAGCACGGCGGCGTCCTCGGCCACCACAGTCCGGGTTTTCTCGGCCAGCCAGGCCCGACGGTCATCTTCGACCGCGCCGGCCAGATCGTTGTCATCCTGGACGGACCAGTTGCGGCCATAGGTCAGCGACACGCGGTGGACAGGCACGCCGTTGCCCGTGTCATTGGCCGGGATCTGTTCCACGCCGCCGCCATCACCAGCCAGGATCTCCACCTCGGTCAACGTCGCCACGGGCTCTCCGGCCGGGGCCTCGAAACGGCCGACACGCACCACGCCAAAGCGGTCGAGAGTCCACCACGCGCCGATGGATCGGGCCAGATCGTCCAGCACCTGGTCCATGTCCGCGCCGTCTCCGGCATCAATGCAAAGCCCGACTTCGGCCGGGTTGGCGGCCGCCAACGCCGCGAAATCGGCGGCGGACAAGTCCGTGCTGCCATATCCGGCCCGGGTCCGCAGGATGCGCTCCATGATGCCGGCCACGGTCGAGACGTAGCCGCCCGAGGCGTCGCCGCGCACGTCGGCGGTCACGGCCCCGGCGGGTTTGGCCCACAAACGAAACATGCCGGCGGACAGGCAGGTGGCGAACTGGCCGGCGGAGAAGGTTGCCGCCTGGAGCGAGGCCACGTCGGCGTAATCCTGGGTGGCGGTCAGGGGCAAACCCTTGTCGTAGACGGCTTCTATGGCGGCCACCGGACCGTCGTGGATCTGGTAGATCAAGGTCGAAGCGTTGACCTTGGTGGTGGGCGCATTGCAGCAATGCCCATAACACAAGGGTTTCTCGTCACCCTTGAGGTTGTCGTCCCCTTCGACGCCGTCGGGACCGCTGTCGGTGCCGGCGTACAGGTTGGCCTGAATGGGCTTTTCGAGCTCGGCCCGGCGGTCACGGATATTGAGGATGGCCCGTGTCCAGGTCAGCTCCAGGGATTCGACCACGCCGGTCATGACCGTCTCGGCCGTATCCACCCGGCCGTGGGCGGCATGGCGCAGCACAAACCTGCGGCCGTCCAACGCATAACCGGCCAGGGTGTCCAGACCGCCCGAGACGGCCACCAGTTCGATTTCCCCCAGGGAAATGTCGCCGGCCCCACCCGTGACGCCGTCCTTGAACACGCTGACCTCGAACGATGCCGGAATGGCCAGAAGCGGCGCGTAGTAGGCATTGGGCGGCGTGTCGTCCGGGGGCGTGGTCAGGCCGCCGGAAGAATAGCGCAGGGTCGTGACCGCGCCGGCGGCGATGTCGTAGGCCTCGAGGTCGAGCAGGTACATCAGCGCATCCTCCGGGCCAGACGATCCACGGACCGCGCCAGGCGTTTGGTGGCCATGCGGTTGGCCTCCTGGGATTTGGCCAGGGTGCGGTAGCCCGCGCCGTCCAAGCGCATCTGGGCATCCAACCTGCTTTCGATGCCCGAGGTGTCGGTCCGTTCGCCGCCACGATCGGCAAGGCGTTCGATGATGCGGGAATGGGAGACGGAAAAAACGCGCTCCCCGGGCATAAGCATGGTCGGCACCGAATCCAGGCCCGGGATGCCGCCCGTGACCAACCCGCCGTCAGCCATGCCCGTAAAGGAGGCGAAGAGCGCGGCGGCCGCTGCCGCCTGGGCCGCGTTGGCGGCGGCAATGGAATCGGCGTAGGCGCTGGAAAAAGAGGAATTGTTGATGGCTCCGACGATGGCCGAGACGCCATCCCCCATGGCGCTGGCCAGCGTCCCGAGGTTGGAATTGACCAGGGAAAGCTGGTTTACCTGCAGTTGCAGGACCGCGATCTCATTATTGATGGCGTCGAGTTGGGCCTGGGCCTGGTCGACCTGGGTCTGGGCGTACTGCTCCAGGCTGGCCAGGGTCGAGTCGGCATGCTCGAAATCCGCGTAGTATTGCTCGGAACTGGCGTAGTAATCCCGCGAGGCATTCACGTAATCCTTGGTGATGTCCGGCAGTTCGGATTGGGCAGCCGTATCGCCGGCCCGAGCCTTGGCGGCAGTGCTGTCGAACAGCGCCTTTTTCTGTTCGTAAAGTTCGCGGGGGGACAGATCGGTGAGGTCGGGGTCCAGCTTGAGCGACTGGCGCAGGTCCTTGATCGACGCGAGGAAATCCGACCACATATCCAGGGTGTCCTGGATGGCGTCGCGCTGGTCCTGCAAGGCCGAAATCTGGTCGTTGATGCCGTCGATGATGGTCTGGTTGGTGTCGTCCCAGGCCTGACCGGCGGATTTGAGCGAGCTGTCCCACGCCTCGACCCATTGGGCGGCGTCATCCCACGATTTGAAATCATCCGGAGAGAGGGAACCGGATTCCATGGCCGAGCGATATGCGGACCAGAAGTTTTCCAGGCTCACGCCCGACTGGTTCAGTGCGCCGATGGCTTCGCCCGCGCCCTCGGCGTAGTATTGCATGAGCCGGGTCGCCTGTTCGGTGCTGCTGTAAGCGTTGGTGAAGAAGCGATTGAAGGCGCTTTGGGCGGCGTCCGTGGAGCCGAAGGCGGCCACGATCTCGCTGGCGTATTGGGCCAGGGCCAACTGGCGCAACTGTTCGTTTGTGGCCTGGACTTCTTCGCCCGTGGCGGCGGCCTGGTCCTGCATGTCCCGAAGCGAGGCGATGGTTTCATCGTCGAGCACGCCGGAAAGCGCGTCCAGGTCCAGGCTCGCCGTGTTGGCCGAATCGCCGGCGGCCAGCATCTTGTCCACGAGCCCGGAAATGTAGTCTTCGCCGGCCAGGGATTCGAGGGACAGGCCCATCTGCTCCGTGGCCGTGCCGACGGTGGCCATGGCCGACTCGAGCCGGGTAATCTGGTCGATCCAATACTCGCCGTCATTGGCAATGGCGGAAAACGCGCCGACAAGGCCGCTATCAGAAAGAATTTTTCCGACCTTGGCGTTGGAAACGTTCCTGTAGAAATCCTCCTGCTGTTCGTCCGTGACGTCCCATTGCGGAAAGGAGAAGTTGTCCAGGCTTTCCTTCGTCTCGACACCCAGCTTATCGAAGCCCGATGTAATGACGTCGGTGTAGGCGTCCAGGGCGTCGTTGACGCTTTGGGTCGTCTCGGCATCGGCCGCGCCGGTGGAGCGGATTTCATGGGAGGTGGACGATCCTCCAAACATGGAGGAGTCCGTCACCTTGTAATAGTCCGCCGTGCCGACGTTGGCGGAACCACCTACGATGGATATTTGCAGACCAGAGCCCGTTTTCGTCTCGGTGTGCGTGTTGGAAAATCCCATGGCCAGCAGGCCACCAAGGGCGGCCACGCCGCCGACCACGCCCAGGGCTGTTCCGAGGCCGATGCCAGCCCCGGCAGAGGACGCGCCGGCCAGCGCGCCACCCTCAGCGGCCCCGGAAGTCACGGCCGTGTAGCCGGCCCCTTCGGCCAGGGACGTGGCCGTGGTGGTCCCCAGGGTGCTCATTTCCGTGGCCGAGGCGGCGGAAAGCGCGGACAAGGAGGAGCCGCTGCTGAAAAGATCGCTGACGTAGCTTACCCCTTTGGAGATGCCATAGTCGGCCGCCTTGCTGGTGATCTTGGATACGGCCGAGTTGGACAGGGAGCCGGTCCCTGAACCGGAGCTTGTACCTGAAGACCCCGCCAGGGCGCTCGTGGCATCGCTGCCGACCACGGATTCCACGATGGGGATGACCACATAGTTTTCCAACGCGTACTTGATCATCTGCTGAACGATGTTCATCAGGTAATCGAGCATCGAATCCATGGCGCTTTTGAAAGCGTCGGCCATGGAGCCGCTGCCGTTGATCCAGGCCTTGAAGGCATCGGTCGCCCCGCCGGCGATCGAACCAGACAGATCGTGGACCCCGGACGCGATTTCCTTGGAGAGCGAAACCCAGGAATCGCGCTGCCGGGTGGCGGCATCCTTGTAGAGCCCGAATTCCAGGGTCAGGGCGTCCGAGAGCGTCGAGAGGAAATCGGTCTCGTATTCGAGGCGGGCTTCGATCTCCTCCTTGCGCAAATCCGACCGCTTCTTGGCGGCATAGGCCTCGTAGGCCGTCTCGGAATCGCAGTTGTCCTTGACGTGCTTGAGATGTTCGTCGAGGAGCGCCCACGCGGCCTGCCAATAGGCGTCGGACACGCCGGCAAGCGAGGCGAAGGCGGACTTCTGGTTTTCCAGGTCCTTGAGGCGAATTTCCTCCTTGAGATCGGCCAGGGCCTGGGCTCGCTCAGCTTCGTTGGCGTAGCGGGCATTAACGATCTTTTCCTGGTCCTGCGCCCACTTCTGGAGCTCCGTGGTCGAGCCGCCGTAAATCAGGTCCGGATCGCTGGTTAGTCGGCCGAGTTCCTTGAGGGTGGCGGCCGCCGTGTCCATGGCCGCTCCCCATGCCTTGATCTGGACAATCTGCTTTTCCAGCTCCCGGGCTTCCGCCAGCTTGGCCAGGGCCGCCTGGTAGTCGGCCACGTCACCCTTGGCCCCGATCATGGCCTTACGGATGGTCGCGCCGAGCTGGTCATAGCGCTTGTCGATCTTGGCCAGATCGGCGGTCAGGCTGTCGCCACCGATCTGGGCCTGGAGCGTGTCGAGCTGGTTCTCGATGGATTGCAGGTAGGACGCGCCTCGGGCTTCGAAGCGCTCGATGGCGTTGGCGCTGGCCCCCGTCGACTTGGTCAGGTTCTTGACCGAGTTGTCTTCGGCTTCCTGGGCGCGCTGCACCGCCGCATAATATCCCGGCATGTCGGTCAAACCGGCCTGCAACTCGGCGTAGGCGTCCGCCTGCCGGGCAACGGACAGCGCGTGGGCATCGGCCACCCGGGTCGATTTGCTCAGCTCGGACTCATTGATGCCGGCCCTCCCGGCGCTGTAGCCGGCGACCGCGCCGCTGTCCTTGATTTCCTGTTTGGCCAGGTTGTCCCGCTGCTTCTTGAGCTCCTTGTAGGCAAGATTCGCATCATCGAGCTGCCCGTTGAGGTTTTCCAGCTCCCGCGACAGGGCGTCGGCCTCGCGCAGGTCGATATTGGGGTTGGCCAGCTTGGCTTCCACAGCCGTCTTGCTGTTCGTGACGACGCCCACGGCGTTGTCCAGGGAGTATTGCTTGGCCTCCAGGCTCCGGGTCTTGTATTCGGCCGTGCCCTTGATGAGCTCCTGAATGTAGGCCTTGGCCTGGACGAGCTGGGAGTTGTCCACGTTGGCAACGACGTTGACCACCCAGGTCTGGCCGGTCAGCTCGCGGATCTGTTCCTCGAACCATTTGAGCTTGGCGCGCAGCTGGTCGACCGTTTCGCCCGAGGGACCGAAGTCGACCTGGTGCGTTTGGACATCGACCAGGGCTTCGGCCAGTCCTTGCGCCTGTTCCTTGAGGTCCTTGACCCAGGTTGCCTTGCGCTGGTCCAGGTCCTCGAGCTGCTTCTTGAGGCCCTCAAGCGACGACGTCCAGGTGGCGAACGGCGGCAGCTCGCCCCTGGCTTCGGCCATCATGGCTTTGTACGTGACCGTGAACTGCTCGAGGTTGTGGGTCAGATTCTGGTTGAAGGCGGTGCCGATCTTTTCGACGATCGTCACAAGGCCCGTCACCAAAGAGGAATCGGACAGCTCCAGGAAGGAATTCTTGAGGCGTTCGGCGTTGGCGATGGCGGTATCGGCCGTGGCCTGCCAGCCGTCGCCGAAGGCGGCCAGCTTGTCGGCGAGTTTCGGAATGAAGGTATCGGAAACCACCTCGCCGTTTTCCATCATCTTCTGGAACGCGGCCGTGGTCACGCCCAGGGCATCCGCGCCCATCTTGAGCGCGCCCGGGATTCTCTCGGCAAACTGCTGCCGGTATTCCTCGGCCTGCACCGTGCCCTTGGAAAGCATCTGTTCCAGGGCGAGCAGCGCCCCAGCCACGTCCTGGGAGGAGCCGCCGACCTTGGTGATGGCCGCCGTCACCGCCTCGAAAGTCTTGCGCTGGTTGTCCGTGGACAGGCCGACGGTGTCGGCGGCGGCCGCGAACTTCTTGTAGGAGCCGGCGACGTCCAGGAGGCTTTTGCCGAAGGCGTCGGCCATGGATGCGGCATAGCGGAGCTGCTCCGCGCCGGCGTCCTTGAAAACCGCCGTGTAGGTCGCGGCCAGCTGCTCCATGGCCATGGCCGCGCCGACAACCTGGTTGGCAAAGGAAATGACCTGGTCAACGCCGAAGGCCGCGATCATCGCGGTGCCGACCTGGACGGCCAGGGCACGGATGTCGGACAGGTTCGCGCCGAGCGCTTCGGCCTGCGCCTTGGCTTCGGCCGCGCCGCTGCCCAGATTGCGCATAGCCGTGCCGCCGGCCTTGCCGCCGGCTTCGGCTTCGCTGCCGGCTTTCTTGATCTCCGCCCCGGCCGTGGCCATGGCCGCGCCGGCCTCGTCGCCGGCCTTCTTGGCCGTGGCTCCCATGCCATCCAGGGCCTGCGTCGCCTTGGCGACCGGCTGCGTCACCGCGCTCGCGTCGAGCTTGAGCGCACCATTCAGATCGACGGCCTGCCCCTTGGCCTTCAGGGAATCCAGGTCCTGTGCGGTTTCCTGGATTCCCCGACGGCCCGAAGCATTGTCGGTCTCGATGATGATGCGGACGCGGTTTTCGGGCGTGGACATGGCTTAAAACAGGCTTTGCTGCCGGCGTTGGATGTAGAGTTCCAGGATGCCCAGATCGATCCAGGTTTGTTCGTCAAGGTCGTCTTGCCCGTAAGGGTAGCCGCCCAGACGTTTGGTGCGCAGGTAGATCAGGAAGTTCACATACAGGCTCGGGGCGGCGTGCCGTTTGGGGCATCCCGCGCAGGCCGCCCTGAGCCACGGCCCATTGGCGCTTACGCACTCGGCAAGGGGCTGGTCGGGTCCTCCGCATCCGTCGAAGTGTCGGCCAATAATTCGCTCAAAGGGTCGTCGCCGAGGTCCTCCACCACCTCGAAGTTGTTTTCCTCGTCCGGCGTGGACGTGGGATTGATGGCCATCCGGCCAACGACGGCCAGGATGTCCGGACGCCACTTGGCCAGCAGCCCCTTCCAGTTCGGGTCGTAGGCCGGATCGGTTTTGTCCGAGCTGATGATCTGGCCGGCCTCATTGGCCAGGCAGCCTTTTTTGAAGCCGAGCAGCACGCATTTTCCGAGCGCCGTTTGCTCGGGAAAAACGTTGGATTTGGTCAGGATCTTGTTGCCTTTCCGTTTCATGGTGGCTTTTTGGTAGGCATCCCGCTCGGGCTGTGTGGGGAAGCGGTAATGGAATTCCAACAGCTTGCCCGAGGTCTTGTCCCGAAGCTCCAGAACGTTGCTGCCGCCCAAAACGAGAGCGCCCGATTCTTCCGACATGCGAAACTCCTTTGCGAGGCTTGCGGTTAAAGGATGGTCAGTCGCCATTCGTCGTCGCCTGCGTCCCGGTGGGCGTTGGCGATGTAGTTGGCGGTGTAGGCGGAGATGCCCGAACGGTCGGCATGCTTGAGGCCGTCGTATTGGGCGGCCGGGAGTTCGATGCGAATCCGGTTGCCGGGGTTACTGCCGAACAAGGTGGCGATGCGTGAGGTGCCGGCCGATTTCCATTTGGCCCAGGGGTTGTAGTTGGCCAGGGCGTCCATTTCCGGATTGATCGTGCCCGTCGATTCACGGCCGGTAATGAGTGCCCCGATCATGCCCTCGGCCGCGTTGGCATCCAGGCGGTCGGCCAAGGTGTTGCCAATGGCATAGGTGAATTCGGTGATCACGGGCCGGTACTCGCCGATGACGAAATTGGCCCCCATGAACATGGGCGGCACGATATCGGTGAGCTCCGGGACGGGGATCGTCTCGGCGTCGGCCGGGTCGGTCCACAGCCCGGTCATGGTGAATTCGAAGGACGGGTATTTGTTGACGGCGCAATTCATTGTGAACGTGCCGCGCGCGCCGACCACGGTGTAGAGGATGGCATCCTTGTAGAAGAGAATGCCGGCCGAGTTCTGGGTGACCGGGCGTTGGGTGATGGGCCGATATTCGATGCCGGGCGCGACGGACGTCACGTCAGCGGTGACGTTGGACGAGGCGCCGGTGATCTGCTCGGGCTCGAAGGTGCCGACAACGTCCTTGACCACCAGCGTGTTGTCGCCGTCGATATGATGCACCACACCCGTGGCTTGGGACGTTGCGCCGGTGATGTTTTCGCCGAGCAGGATGCCGGCCACCGCACTCACGGCCAGCCGCACCACGTCCGTGCGCTGGGTGCCGCAGGCCAAAAGCAGCGGTTCGCAGTCCGGAGGCAGTACCTTGCCGCCCTCGGCCACGCCGCCGCCGCGCAGTTCGACCGTCGTTTTGAACGTGATTTTTTTGGAGCCGATGACGGCCCCGGCCGGGGAGAAGGTGCCCCGCACCACGTCGCGCTTGACCTTCTCGCCCGTGGGCTCCACGTCCACGCCGTTGTTGATAAAAAGGCCGTTTTTGGCCTCCATGACAGGCAACTGGCCATAGACGTCTTCCTTTTTGGCCATGACCACGGCTTTCCTGGTCAACTGCACTTGCTGTTCTTGCTGTACGGGCATGTGCCGTTCTCCTTATTCGCCGAGCCGGTACGGCTGGGCGATCTCGTAAACCGCATAGCAGGCCGTCATGTCCGTCTTGGACAGGAACGTCTCCTGACGCTTGAGGATCGCCGGCATGTTCGGGAAGATTTCCTGGCCATGCAGAAGCCGGCGAACCGCTCCAAGGAGCGGGTAGGCTCCGGACGCGCCGGTCCGGGTGTCGGCCTCGCTGCGTAGGGACCGATCGCAAACGAAGACGAAGTAGGCTCCCCGATCGATCTGCCGCTGTCCCAGGTTCTCGATGACCGATCCGGCGTAGACCACCAGGAGCGCCGGCAGGTTGGGCAAAAGCCTGGGCAGGGCTTCGGGCTCCAGGTCGTCGCCGTAAGTCTTGATCTGCCGCACGCCGTGGCTGGCCCGGAGCGGTTCCAAGGCTGCCACCAGCGCGTCTTCCATCTCGTGGATTTCAACCATTGACCTTTCCCAGGTAGTCGAGGAGCGTTTCCCCGATGCTGTTCCAGTCCTCGGCGCTGAGGCCCATGTAGGGACGGGCCGGGATGCGAACGACATTGACCGCGCGCGCCTGGCCGTCCGCGCCCCGGAAAAAAAGCGCCTTGGCCGTCTTCGGGCGAATCTCGCCGCCTTCCTGGTGGATGCGCGCGTACTTGAGCGAGGGGCCGCTCGGACCGATTTCCACCCGGTTGGCCGAGGCCTCGTAGACGATGCCGGACATGAGCGCCCCGGTATCGACCAGGGTCTGGCCGCCCTGGAGCTTGGCCCGGAGGCTCGGCTTCCAGCGCGTGCCGTCCGGCGCGTGCCCCAGCTCGAAGTTTTCCTGGATACTGCCCACCAGCAGCCTGCCGATCAGGGCCATGGCCGGCGTCATGTCGTCGACCCGCGTCAGGAGACGGGCCAGGAATCCGGCCGTCGGCGCGACGACCACCTCGACGCGGAAATCCATCAGGGCATCCTCCGAAAGAACGCGTCCCCGAACAGGGGCGCGCCGGCGGACGCGGTCAGGCCGCTGTCGCCGGACACAACGGGTTCGCTGCCGATGGCACCCGGCAACTTGAGCGTTCCGGCGGCGAACTGCGTAAGGAGGGCGACGGCCCCGTTGTAGTCGGCGGCCACGGGCTTGAGCGCGTCCTCGAGATTGGGACGGCGCTGGTAGAGCCGGTAACGGGCGATCCTGGCGGCGAGCTGCCGGACGATGCGCGGCGGCGCGGTAAACGGTACGTCCGCGACGCCGGCGAGATGCGCGTCGACCTCCTGGGACGCCTGGTCAAAGACATCGGCCAGGATCGCGGCCGCCCCCGGATCGGACAGGTCGGTTGCCGTGCCGGCGTCGTTGACCAGGGCCAGGACGTCCTGGTCCTGGATGAGCCCCCGGAGGTCCGCGAGAGTGACGTAGGCCATGGCGCGCCTACAGGACCACGGCGTCGCAGACGCCACGGGTGTTGACGACGGGGAACGGCTTGGACTCGGCAATGAGCTTGTAGCCGCTGGGGTCGTCGGTCTTGACCGGCTTCACGAACAGCGGCAGCGCCTGCAGGTTGGCGTCCAGATCGTCCACGGCGCAGTACGGGAGGCGGTGGCCGGCATCGAGGGCGATCATGCGCACCGTGTCGTCGGGTACGGCCGGAACCATGGCCCCGGATTCCGGGTCGCGCTGTTTTTCCGACCGACGCTTGACCAGGTAGCCGCCGACATTGATGCCCTGGCTCGTGATCTCCACCCGGATTTGCGCCGTGGTCTTGGAGTTCTCGGCAATGACGAAAAGCGCGTTGTAGGCTTCCTTGCCGGCCCAGATTTCGACCTGTCCGCCGAAGCCGCCGTCCTGGATGGCTTCTTCCATGTCGGACAGGCAGGTGTAGACATCCTTGAGCTTGGCGTCGGCTGCGTTCCAGGCCTTTTCCGCCTCCACGGAAAGGATCTGGCCGTAAACGACTTCAAGGACGTCGAAGCCGCCTTTTTCCAGGGCCACGGGCCAGCGCAACGTTCCGGACAGCGCCCGGGCGCACATGGCCTCGGTGGTGCGCCGCACGGCCCGGCGCAAATAGTCGGTTTTTCCCCTGGCCCAAGTATCCAGGCTTTCACCTTTGAGTATGGCCAGGTTGTTGAGGTCGGCAGCCGTGAGCGGCTTGTGGGTGCGCACCGGCAGGGGTTCGTACATGGCGATGCCGCCGCTTTCGGACACGGCCGCGATACTCGGGCCGCCCCGGCGAATCAGCGGCAGCGGTTGGGCATCCACGGCGAGGTCGTCCGCGCCGAGGAGCGCCAGGGGATGCTGCGGCCGGTCGGTGAAAACGGCGTCCATGACCGGCGTCTTGAGCACGGGCAAGGCGACCAGGTAGGCGATGATGGCGTCGCGGGTGAAAAGACCGCGCAAATTGATCATGTCGGGTCTCCTTTAGTTGGGCCAGATGCCGGCTTCGGCGAGCAGGGACAGCACGGCGGCGGTCGGTGCGGCCGAAGAGACGGCACCGACTTTGAGCACGTCCTTGCGCACGCTGCCGTGGACGACGACAAGGCCGGATGAGGACGCCGCGGTGTCCACCATTTCGTCCAGGACCCCGTGCAACCGGCGGTTATAGGCAGCGGCCACCTCGGTGCCGTCCGCCACGTTGGCGGCGAAGGTAACGGCCACGGCCCCGGTGACGTAGTTCACGGTGCCGCTGCCGCCGGCGCTGCCGTAAAGGCGACCGCAACCATCATCGGCGAAGCTCTCGACGCCGTCGGTTATGGACGAGGTCCCGGGCTGAATCGGGGCGTTGGCCAGGGTGCCGGCATAGGCTTTGGTGGTGCCGTTGCCCGTGCCGAGCAATTCGCCGGGCACGCTTTCGAAGGGGATGGCCTCTCCGGCTGCGTCGGCGGCCAGAAGCAGGCCCACAGGCAACACGCCCTGGCCGGCTTTGAGCTTGCGAGTGACGATGACCGGCGGATGGCCTTCGCCCCGGGCGCGCTGGTCGTCGTAATTGATGCGGGTGATGACGCCGTTGATGCTCATGGTTCCCCCTTAGACCTTGCCGGTCAGGTCGACGGCCGTGCCGCCCTTGTCCGCGCCGCTTGCGCCGGCGGGAGCGGCGAACGCATGGGTCAGGGTGTTTTCGGGACGGGTTTCGAGGTCGCGCCAGTAGGCTTCCTCTTGGCCGAGCTTCTCGGTCTTGCCGTCGCCGGCGGCCATCTCGATTTCGCCCCCGGCGCTGCCCAAGGCGGCGGCGAACGACAACACCTTGGCCTTCTCCCCGGGCAGGGCCTTGCCGGCGGCCACCAGGGCTTCGAAGCGGTTTTCCCGGCCCTTGGCCGTCTGTTCGTCCTTGTAGGCGGCGAATTCCTTGGTCGTTTTGTCCCTGGCCGTCTCGGCCGCCTGGAGTTTCTGGGTCAGTTCGTCGATCCGGGTCGCCAGCTCCTTGGCCTTGCCTTCGCCGGCCTTCTCGGCCTTAAGCCTGGCGATTTCGTCCAAGGCTTCCTTCAGGGCCGCCTTGGCGTCGGCCGCCTCCTGCCGCAGCCGCGTCAGTTCATCCATGTCCGCCTCCTTGGCGAATTCGAAGGTGATTCCATCCTCGGCCCCGGCCAGCTGGACCTCCCTGAGGCCCGGTATGGCCGGCTGGGCCGCCCCCAACAGGCCCACATGCCAAAGCCGCCATCCTCGGGCGAACTTGGCCGAAACATTGCGGTAGCGCCCCTGGTCCACGGCCTCGCGCACCGGGTCCGGAACGTCGCCGAAGCGGGCCAGCAGCACGTCGCCGTCGCGTTTGACGGCGGCCAGCCAGCCGTAGGCCGGGTCGTCGAGCCGGGGATGCCCCAGCACCAGCGGTACACGGCGGTCGGCCGGGTCGAAGCTGGTCACGGCCGCATCCAGGTCGTCGCGGGTGATGTCGACCTTCTCGCCGGACAGCGCCGTGTAGGGGCCGCCGGCGCGGGCGATCTCGATCCATTTGGTGAGTGCTGCCATGCCCCTGGTATGCCCGAAGGGCCGGAAGCCGAGGAGCGCGCTACGGACGCGCACGGACACGAATGCGGCAATCCCCCGCGCTTCGGGGGGGAGGTGGGATAATCCCGGAATAATCCTAGGTCTAAAATGGGTCTAAGAATCCGGGAGGCGGTTGGCGAAGTCGGCAGGGACTCAG
Proteins encoded in this window:
- a CDS encoding phage virion morphogenesis protein; this translates as MDFRVEVVVAPTAGFLARLLTRVDDMTPAMALIGRLLVGSIQENFELGHAPDGTRWKPSLRAKLQGGQTLVDTGALMSGIVYEASANRVEIGPSGPSLKYARIHQEGGEIRPKTAKALFFRGADGQARAVNVVRIPARPYMGLSAEDWNSIGETLLDYLGKVNG
- a CDS encoding Mic19 family protein; this translates as MAALTKWIEIARAGGPYTALSGEKVDITRDDLDAAVTSFDPADRRVPLVLGHPRLDDPAYGWLAAVKRDGDVLLARFGDVPDPVREAVDQGRYRNVSAKFARGWRLWHVGLLGAAQPAIPGLREVQLAGAEDGITFEFAKEADMDELTRLRQEAADAKAALKEALDEIARLKAEKAGEGKAKELATRIDELTQKLQAAETARDKTTKEFAAYKDEQTAKGRENRFEALVAAGKALPGEKAKVLSFAAALGSAGGEIEMAAGDGKTEKLGQEEAYWRDLETRPENTLTHAFAAPAGASGADKGGTAVDLTGKV
- a CDS encoding DUF1320 domain-containing protein, whose amino-acid sequence is MAYVTLADLRGLIQDQDVLALVNDAGTATDLSDPGAAAILADVFDQASQEVDAHLAGVADVPFTAPPRIVRQLAARIARYRLYQRRPNLEDALKPVAADYNGAVALLTQFAAGTLKLPGAIGSEPVVSGDSGLTASAGAPLFGDAFFRRMP
- a CDS encoding DUF1834 family protein — protein: MVEIHEMEDALVAALEPLRASHGVRQIKTYGDDLEPEALPRLLPNLPALLVVYAGSVIENLGQRQIDRGAYFVFVCDRSLRSEADTRTGASGAYPLLGAVRRLLHGQEIFPNMPAILKRQETFLSKTDMTACYAVYEIAQPYRLGE
- a CDS encoding tape measure protein, whose translation is MSTPENRVRIIIETDNASGRRGIQETAQDLDSLKAKGQAVDLNGALKLDASAVTQPVAKATQALDGMGATAKKAGDEAGAAMATAGAEIKKAGSEAEAGGKAGGTAMRNLGSGAAEAKAQAEALGANLSDIRALAVQVGTAMIAAFGVDQVISFANQVVGAAMAMEQLAATYTAVFKDAGAEQLRYAASMADAFGKSLLDVAGSYKKFAAAADTVGLSTDNQRKTFEAVTAAITKVGGSSQDVAGALLALEQMLSKGTVQAEEYRQQFAERIPGALKMGADALGVTTAAFQKMMENGEVVSDTFIPKLADKLAAFGDGWQATADTAIANAERLKNSFLELSDSSLVTGLVTIVEKIGTAFNQNLTHNLEQFTVTYKAMMAEARGELPPFATWTSSLEGLKKQLEDLDQRKATWVKDLKEQAQGLAEALVDVQTHQVDFGPSGETVDQLRAKLKWFEEQIRELTGQTWVVNVVANVDNSQLVQAKAYIQELIKGTAEYKTRSLEAKQYSLDNAVGVVTNSKTAVEAKLANPNIDLREADALSRELENLNGQLDDANLAYKELKKQRDNLAKQEIKDSGAVAGYSAGRAGINESELSKSTRVADAHALSVARQADAYAELQAGLTDMPGYYAAVQRAQEAEDNSVKNLTKSTGASANAIERFEARGASYLQSIENQLDTLQAQIGGDSLTADLAKIDKRYDQLGATIRKAMIGAKGDVADYQAALAKLAEARELEKQIVQIKAWGAAMDTAAATLKELGRLTSDPDLIYGGSTTELQKWAQDQEKIVNARYANEAERAQALADLKEEIRLKDLENQKSAFASLAGVSDAYWQAAWALLDEHLKHVKDNCDSETAYEAYAAKKRSDLRKEEIEARLEYETDFLSTLSDALTLEFGLYKDAATRQRDSWVSLSKEIASGVHDLSGSIAGGATDAFKAWINGSGSMADAFKSAMDSMLDYLMNIVQQMIKYALENYVVIPIVESVVGSDATSALAGSSGTSSGSGTGSLSNSAVSKITSKAADYGISKGVSYVSDLFSSGSSLSALSAASATEMSTLGTTTATSLAEGAGYTAVTSGAAEGGALAGASSAGAGIGLGTALGVVGGVAALGGLLAMGFSNTHTETKTGSGLQISIVGGSANVGTADYYKVTDSSMFGGSSTSHEIRSTGAADAETTQSVNDALDAYTDVITSGFDKLGVETKESLDNFSFPQWDVTDEQQEDFYRNVSNAKVGKILSDSGLVGAFSAIANDGEYWIDQITRLESAMATVGTATEQMGLSLESLAGEDYISGLVDKMLAAGDSANTASLDLDALSGVLDDETIASLRDMQDQAAATGEEVQATNEQLRQLALAQYASEIVAAFGSTDAAQSAFNRFFTNAYSSTEQATRLMQYYAEGAGEAIGALNQSGVSLENFWSAYRSAMESGSLSPDDFKSWDDAAQWVEAWDSSLKSAGQAWDDTNQTIIDGINDQISALQDQRDAIQDTLDMWSDFLASIKDLRQSLKLDPDLTDLSPRELYEQKKALFDSTAAKARAGDTAAQSELPDITKDYVNASRDYYASSEQYYADFEHADSTLASLEQYAQTQVDQAQAQLDAINNEIAVLQLQVNQLSLVNSNLGTLASAMGDGVSAIVGAINNSSFSSAYADSIAAANAAQAAAAAALFASFTGMADGGLVTGGIPGLDSVPTMLMPGERVFSVSHSRIIERLADRGGERTDTSGIESRLDAQMRLDGAGYRTLAKSQEANRMATKRLARSVDRLARRMR
- a CDS encoding major capsid protein is translated as MINLRGLFTRDAIIAYLVALPVLKTPVMDAVFTDRPQHPLALLGADDLAVDAQPLPLIRRGGPSIAAVSESGGIAMYEPLPVRTHKPLTAADLNNLAILKGESLDTWARGKTDYLRRAVRRTTEAMCARALSGTLRWPVALEKGGFDVLEVVYGQILSVEAEKAWNAADAKLKDVYTCLSDMEEAIQDGGFGGQVEIWAGKEAYNALFVIAENSKTTAQIRVEITSQGINVGGYLVKRRSEKQRDPESGAMVPAVPDDTVRMIALDAGHRLPYCAVDDLDANLQALPLFVKPVKTDDPSGYKLIAESKPFPVVNTRGVCDAVVL